The sequence TTTATTACTTTCATTTATGCATAAATGTCACATTTTGTTACTATACACTTTTTTCAAAGGCTGGTGACATGATGATGTGATGCGGTCTTGCAAGAGTTAGCcataatatatatatcttatcATCTCATCATCTTTATCTATCATGtccatttgtttattgtttacaAAGTATATAAGCATTTTACCACCTCTCCTGCCATATATATGACATACACTTCAGCGTGTgatcaaatatatttatgtactCTCCACcaaaacactgatttttaaaatttatttatcatccattttaaattctgttaaatCTTCATCATCAAATTTATATGAGGAATCTCAGTCATTATCCTACCATTTTTTGAATAATGTAAGAATAATAATACACACTGCTTGCCTGACGACTGTGTGCAAACACATCTACAAGTCTGTATTTTGTGAtctctgtagttttattttcaggTTACTCTTTCTGATGAATCAGATTTTCTGATCTGATGTTATATTGTTCCAGCTTTGCAACGCCTGCTACTGTGTAAGGTCCCATGTCCAGCTTCcaaggaaattcaaaataatcactGAATGTAATTGCATATTTTTTAGTCATACTCACATCATTTGTGTtgaccaaaacaaaagaaaattatttaaatagcaaGTGCTTAATTGTGTTAACATACCATAAACAGAGAACATGTACAAATGTCTTCATTTCCTGAGCAAATATTACAACAATTTAATGACAATTTAAagtttataatctttttaaaattatttataaaaagataagtaaataatttttaacatcatTGGGGTCATTATGCTATGACTAAATTAAGCAATACTTTCTTATGAAAGCTTACAATAATTAGATACAGTAATCTTGTGGTATGGATAGGGGATTGGCTCCAGAACCATCTTAAATACTGTAATTTGTGTCTGGTCAAGCTTCTGATTTACAATGGTGCAGTACATAAATATAATGCACACCCATCCCCCTGTGCAGTTTACTTTATCTGTACATAATTCATTAATACAATGTAAACGGTATATAGACAGATATTACACTCTAACAGCTTTTTAATTTGTTACATTTTACTgtagtattgttatttttttttgttttcacatatttaataCATGTTTAGAAAAATCTGTGTTTGCAGAACTTGTGTATGTAAAAGGTCTCTTATTTGTTGCAAATCAGAAAACATTACTGACACAGACACTGATGGCTGTGTGGTTCCATATAGCCACTACTATCTGTGTTACTTCTCTAATATATTCTGTTATGTGATTAAGCAGAATTTAGTGTGAGTAAACTAAAGATACATAGTATGCTCTAAGTGTAGCAGCTAATACTCATAGTGCTTAAAGACTAGGTAATACATTAAGAGCTGCACACATATTAATAAATTTCATTGTCACCACCCATTCTTTTTGTGTGACAGAGTTTCATGCACtccacctaggctgcagtgcaatggcaggGTCTTGGCTCCCTCAATCtatgcctctcagattcaagcgattcatctgtctcagcctccccagcagctagtattacaggcatctgccaccacacctggctaatttttatacttttagtagagatggggcttcaccctgttggcaaggctggtctctcTGTCTTATAAATAGATAAAACCTATATATAATTACTTTAAAAGGTGTGGATTAAGAGTAGCAGGTAGGGTGAAAATAAATTGTTCCAAGTCTCAGAGGTATAAATAGCAGCagaatgatattaaaaataaaccacaatTTAAATGACAGGTGCAAAATAATGCAGCCAGCTTGGATGTGAGACATTATGAAGGTCAAGAAAGACATATTATTTAACACATAATACCTTCAAAGACATTTTATCATTACATCTCCCAATcaaatttcaaacaaataaaattatctggTTAGACCTAAGGAAAGCAATCTGTTTGTGAAACTACAAGTGATTATTAAAATCTGTTGTAACCccataaaattaaagaaacattttgcTTCAAAAGATATCTATAGTAGAAAAAGTGTAAGTCTTTCTTCTACCAACTCTTCAAGATTCAATCAGTAAATTGCAATTTGTTTTAGAGTAGGgatgaaaaaaaattctgggagATTCTTTTACATTCCAAATTATTCACCTAAAAGGACTAACTATGTTTTCCTAGTCAGTCACTATATTTTGTCAATAACATTTCCCTTTAATCCAGTTATCTTCTTGACTACCTCTCTGATACCACTAAAACAGTAAGGATAAAGCAGAAGTTCATTTTGTGGTTGAGCACAAACACTTCTAATGTCTTTTGTTTCTATTCaatgagataattatttttttcaaaactgaacaaaacatatttattagcACATTTTACAACGATACGCATTTGCACTTTCCATTTGATATACCGTTCCAAAGAATCAAGATTTTAATGACTGTTCATTTGATTTCTCACATTTGCatcaaaagatattatttaaaatacaaattataaaatatattctacatatttttCCTGTGAAAACTGATTCTTTCTTTGTCACTGAAGctaaaatgcagtggcacaattccaGTTCACTGTGGGCTCAAACTCTTTGGCTTGAACTGGGTTTCCCCCAATCATTATTCCTCTGTGTCTTGTTATGAACTGGGCTACACATCAGCAGGTGAGCAGTGACCAAGCATAGAAGCtctatctctatttaaaacacTATGTATGGTTAACATTACTGTGGGAGATCCACTTTCTGTAagatcagtggcagcatcagATTTGTATAGAAGCGAGGGCCCAACTGTTAACTACACATGTGAGAAATTTAGCTTTTGCACTacttagaagaataaaaaaaaaactgatcacCCGTAAATATCTGCCATCACCCACAGATAGAACCATCTAGCTTCCAGGAAAAGAAGTTCAGGTCTCTCATCTAGCTGCCTCTCACCATTCTAAGCAAGCagggtgagttgtataattatttcattaaatattataattaaatataatattatatataatataaatattatattatattataacaGAAATACAGTGCAAAATCAATGTAGGGCATTCAAATATTCCCAAAACTGTCCCCAAAATCCCAGTTCATGAAAATCTTGTCTTCACGAAACTTGGCCCTAGTACCAAATGGTTGCAAATGGTCATACATAGGTGCATGAACACATAAATACTTGGAGTGAAAGTTCTGAAGACAGAGTTCAAAGTGTTATAATAATTTCAAGGAACAAGAACAGAAGTGTTAACTAgattgcagaaaataaaatgttttgagtaGAGAAAcctaatgaaaataaattgttgacacaagaaaaaatgagagTGGAGAAAGTGGAGGATAGAGGAATGGAAATAGGTGGGGAATTAGGAATTATATATGCATCGCATTTATAACGGTATTACAGTTTAGCTTGCTATGAAATTTCTCAACTTATACTGAAAGATATAATGGGGAATCAGTGCATTACAGGTGCACtactgacttttaaaagaaatctaattGATATGCTAATACACAGAAGGGGAACTGCAATGAGTGAAACAGAAGGCAGCACAGAAACCAGAAGATCCCTTTTTCTTCCTACCTCTGAGCTATCTATGAAGTACCTTCTTGAAAGAACAATAAACTCTTACGAAGGGGTGCAGCTTCTACAAACTAGAAAGAGAGATATACTGGAGTATATAGTAAAAACTTGTGTCTGAGTGTTTTATTACCATATATGTAAACAAATTTGGCCTTGAAGAAGagtgaaacaaagaaaacaaaatcatgatGTCgttaagctaattttttttctctgtctctctctctttctctcttgtgtGCATGTAtagttgtgtgtgcatgtgtggttgtttgtgcatgtatgcatgtgtgtgttgtttgtgtgtgtgtgtgtgtgtggcatggcTTCTCTTCATTACTCAGTTTGAAGAGCAGAAACACAATATCAGCTCAGGTGATGTTTTCACCTCAGTGTCCCAGGTAGATTGGACTACCTGTGCAGACTGTTACGCTCAGCTACTTTATTGCATCTTAGTAAAGACGGGATATCACACCTTTGCTCAGGCTGTTTCTGAATGCCTGAAATCAAGTAATgggcctgccttggcttcccaaagtgttaaggCTGTCAGTGGGCATGACAGGTCTGGTCTACCTAACTGAGATTTTTAGATTTTCCAGATCTAAAAACCAACCAAGTGTTATTGGTCACTTTTGTAAGAGGCTCAAAAACTATAAGATTACATTGAGGTTTgcaaaaattatgtattatataaagttacacattatatatttatatataagtgggtatatatatattttgaaggaCTAGGAAGCAGTACTTTTTTTCAGtgattaaaatattcattcaataataaaaatgtttgatatGAATAATGTTCATTTTTGAGGTGATTATTATACAAAATCTCAAGAATAAACGCTGCTctggaaaataaaacacttcaCTGATGCATTAATCTCACTTGAACAGTATGATGAAGAAACTGtaaacaaatatcaaaagttAGTAAACGGAAtggtattttatatttccaaGTAGCTGATAATACAGGCTCATATCACcacacctgaataatttttgcatatatatatgtgtgtgtgtatatatatatatatatataattttttgtagagacagggttttacctcTTCTCCCAAGcttgtaaaataatttgtattatgtATGATAACAGTGCCCtagtcatatatttttaaaaaatctttagagATGCATTAAAGTAACTATACAGCTAAAAATATATACTTGACATTTGCTTCATTCAAGAACTGTTAAATCAAGGAGAtgacttcatttttatattttgattatatgGATTATAAATCTTCTTGTAATAAGAAGTTAATTATACCTTAAGAGATGAAATAATATAGTGCCTGTCTTTGCTGTCACAATTTTTACCTTTATCTattaggataataataataaaagtgaccAAGAAAGACAGCTAGAATATTACTGTTGTTTAAATATTACACatcaaataaattatgtattttaaagatatattaaaaaatttagtgTCCAGATAATTTTATCAAAACTAGATTGATAAGTCACCTATAATTTACCTTGAAACTCTTCTATCCTTTTTTTAATCCCTGTGAACAACAAGGTGGCAAGTGTGAGTTTGTGTGTTTCAACCCTGTTTCTGTTACTAATCTTTCAGGTTCACTATTAAGTGGGTCCTGAGTTTTTGAGACATATTCAGGGACAGTGAGGTATGTGGATCACAGGAGAATAACCAATGTAAATAGATGCTTTATTGACTGAATGTACAGTTCTTAGGAGACAGAAAGTgggaaactccatttcaaaaacaggATATACCTATATTCGTGTAACACTCAGTGATAACAGGACCAAGAGTGACTAGTTCAGTGGAAAAGTAAGTTGTTAAAATATCTCTGAAGCCCTCAGTGGAGAGAAGTTTCAGAGTGGGTAGCTCTATCTGCAGGAAGGTTGTTGAGATATACCTGCAGCGTTAAGTTTGGAGGAGACCTATCTATTTGCATCTGTGTAATGCCAATAAGGGCACAACTCACAGCGGAGAGGTGGCACATGGTCGGTAAATCCACTTTAAGTCAGGCTATTTCAAAATCTGatgctgggcatggcggctcatgtctgtaatcctagtactttgtgaggccaaggcagatgaatcacttgaggtttaagttttgagaccagcctgacaaacatggagtaACATCATCtcttacaataaaaatacaaaatcacccaggtgtgatggtgcattcctttaatccctgctactggggagTGGAGACAAGacaatcgattgaacctgggaggtgaaggttgcggtgagccgaggtcacaccataGTATTCCAGCCatggcaacaacagcaaaacattgtcaccataaaataaaataaatacatatatatgaatgagtgaaaaggaaaaagacatcTAACCCTAAAAATAACACATAATACTAATGCTGAAACACTAACAATAACCCTCAAGGCCAAACCCTAATCCTCACATAAACTCAACCTGAACCATTAACAAAATGTATCACTAACCCTAAATGTAATCCTACCCCTACCCATAACCCTAAAACTATCCCTACACCTACTGTAACCCTAAACCTATGCAAACTCTAAATCTACCCTAAACCCTAACACTCACCAAAACCCTAACCTAAATATTAAACCAAATCCTAAATCTAAAACTAACTCTAAACAGTGAACCCTACCCTCAGCTCTAAATCTAACCACTAAAGCTAACTTCAAATGTAACCCTAAAAGTATACTTAACTCTAACCCTAAAACTAAAACTCTAACCTTAAAAATATAAGCCTAACACCAACCAATATCCCTAATCCAAAGTTCTACCCCAAACCCTAATTCTAACCAAACCCCTAATCTTACAACACTGATACTAACACTACTTTAATTGTAACCCACAACCTCAGACATAACCCCAGCCATAACCCTAACTTTAACCCCAATGCCACAACCAACGAGAACTTAAGCCGTAACCCTAAACTCAACGCTAACCCATAACCCTAAACCTGACACTGACACTGATGCTGAACATAACCCTGAGCCAATCTTAacccaaacagaaaaataaactcaaaccCTAACACAAAAGTCCTAACTCTAATGCTAAACTCTAACCCGGCCACTACCACTACCACTCATCCAAATCCTAACCCTAAAACTAGCCCTATAATTCTAACTGTAACACTATAAAATAACCCAAACACTAAATTTAACCCAAACTCAGAAACCCTAACCTGAATACTAATAATAAGCCATAATCCTAACCATAATTTACTCCAACCCTACCACAATCCTAACCACAAGGCTACCCCTTAACCATACCCCAACGGTAAATCCTATTCCTAACCTCAACCCGAAAACCTTAACTCTAACCTTAAAGTATCTGCAATGCCAGCCGTAACTCTAAACACTGAAACCAAACACTAACACTAACCCAACCCAAACTCTAAGTGTAAATACTAATTTGTAATCTTGACCCTTAACCCAACCCTAATCCTAACGCTAACCCTAAGCTCTAATGCTGACCTTGACTCCCAGCTGCAACATAACACTCAATCATAAAGCAACACACTCACTAACACTCAAACTCTAAAAGCTAATAAAAACCCTACAGAATAACCCATAACAAAACTCTAACCCTAAAGTATAACTTCTAATACTAAACCCAGACACTGATCCTAACACGAATTAAAGCCTAAATCTAAGACTAACCCTAACTACTAAGATAAACATAAATCTCCATGAACTCAACCTTCTAACCTCCTAACTCCTAATCAATGATATCCCTAACCCATAACACTAACACTAATCCCTAACCCCATCCATACACCAACCTCAACTCAACCCAAAACCTAACACTATCCATAACCAAAACCACTAGCTTAAACAATAAACCTAACCATAATCTTCACCTAATCATAACCATAATCCTGAAACTAAAAGTAGGAATTAATGCTAACATAAAACCTAATATTACACCTATCCATACACACTAAACACTAAACCTAACACTAACAATTAACACTAACCCTAAGGATAAACGTCTACCACTGAACCTAAACCTAAACAGAACCCAAAATGTTAAACCTTCCCCTAATTTTAACAACTAACCATAACCATAACACAAACACTAATCTTAAACCTAAATGTAACCCCTAATACTAACCTTAACCCCCAAAAAACCCTCACACTAACCCTAACCCAAATAACCCTTAACACTAACTCCTAGACCAAACCCTAAACCCTAACGCTAAACCAAACACTCCATCTTGATCTTAGCCTATCATAAACCTTAAACCAAACACGTAACCCTAACCCTAATCTTACTCTAACTCTAACACTAAAATCTAAACCCTAACTATAATCCTATACAATAAACCCAATCCCAACTTTAGCCCTAAACTCTGACCCTTAACCTAACCCCACCCTAACATTAGGCAAAACCCTAAACCTTATCCTAACCATCTACTGACACTAACCCTtaaactctaaataaataataactgaaaataatattGAACCTTTAAACACTATCCCTAAATGAACCCCTGAACTCAACCAGGACCCAAGCCCTAAACCCTAAACCAAATCCTTATTCTTATCCTAACACTAACCCTAAACCCAAACCCTAACACTAATGGACTAACCCTCTTGTCCTAACCCCTCACTGTCACCTTAACTCTCACCCTTAGTACTAACCCTAACCCTTACCATGACGTTAACCCAAGAAATTTAACGATCAGAAACTGGGCTACAACTCTTGACCCAAACCTAATATCTAATCTTGATTCTAACTCTAGCCCTAAACATAACTGTAACCTTGACACCTGACTGAAATCCTAATCCTAACAATAACCCTAATCCTACTACAACGCTAACCTCTAAGCCAACGCCAGACCTAACCCTCAATCTAAACCATTTTTCTGCAAttataaaccccatctctaatcccaatcttctctctcattcttaATATCCTATTATCctacaaaagaattttaaatatatcctcTATGATTCTAACCTCTAACGCCTAATGCCCGTAAGAGTACACTAAACCTTACCTCTCTTTTACTCCAATTGAAAATTGAATTGCATGATATAACCAAAACACTCAAATGCCAAAAAATCTGATAATTAggaacattataatttttaaccaAATAATAGTACCTGGAATTTGCTACATGGGGAAGACCTTACGCACCTCAATGATTAAGTtgattaaattcctttttttagaAAATTGAGGGTTTTTCAACATTCTGAAGCCATCCCTTTTCAATATAACATGTAAGTTAAATGATGGGAAAACAGTACATGTTTATCTCAACGGTTACAGAAAATACTTCAAGTTAGTCAACATATTTAATGATAACAACATCCAATAAACTGTGCTTCAAATTTCTTTCACCTGATAAGATGTCTTTATGCAAAATCCACAACAATCAGCATCTGAATTGTTGGGAATCAAAGCTTTAAGGTGAGGATCACAGCATTGATGCTCACTTTCATCATTGTATTCAATATTGTACTAGAAGTTCCATCCAAaacaattaggaaagaaaaatatatacaaagctatttggatgtggaaaaataaaagtaaaactatttttttggATCTCACGGTCTCATACACAGAAAATcataagaaaccaaaaagaaataacaaattctagtaaacaaattaaacaaacatacaatagaaaatattaatacactaaaatctatttttattcataGCAATAaaccatatgaaaataaatttgatacaataattttatttgtaaaaacaacAAGCTGCCTGTCCTCCAACTCCCTGGAGCCCACGGGAGCAGGCAGCAGTAACAGTGAAAGCCATTTGGAGTGGCCCAGGTCATTTTACTGAGAAGGCTGAAAAGCATTTTCTGAGGCTCACCTTGAGACATCCCTTCACAAGTGCTGCCAAAAGTATGCACATATTTTACCTAAATGTTTCACAACACCTAATAGCTCCATTAAATTATCTCAAATTTCATTTCACCTGAAACTGCACCAGAACTGTTGACAGCTCTGAACTTCCTAGattgtatataaatacaattgatttataggataaaataaactataatataCTGATAATTTGTTCAGTGTTTAAGACCTGTAGTTCAGTTAGTATTTTTTATAGATAACATATTCCCTGTATGCAAGGTAactagaaaattaatttaaaaaatattatcttctgTTTTTTGCATAACAGAGTTGAAATTTGTTTGTATTGTGAAGAAACTAAGGCCATTTTCAcaaacagagaaataaacaaatatgctAATTCATAGGTTGTTTTGCCTTATCCCTTGAATATGACTATTAAAATGCAtaatgttgacaaaggaaatgaTGAAAATTAGGCATAAATGAATAATTGCACATTATACGTATGTTCATAACTTAACTAAAAGATTGATTTTTATGTAACCATAATGTAAATGGTTTCTcaaagcctataatctcagcactttcagaggccaaggcaggcagatcacgtgagttCAGGTGTTTGAGATgtgcccaggcaacatggcaaacctttgtctctaccaaaaaatatgaaaaggttgctgaggctgaggcggaggaacAACTGAACTCAGCAGTCaagaggctgcattgagccacgATGGCATttctgcactccaggctgggcaacaaagtgagaccctatctcaaaaaaaaagaaagaagaggtgaAATTGTTTATGTCCTTTGATTAACCCGAGTATTGTTTGTTTCTACAATTTAAGAACTTTACTTCAAAACAATTTTGGAAGGTTACTGGGTACAATTTTTGAAGAAGCAACAGAACTATACCCAGATGATCAATGAGTTAACTATATGACTTACAAGCAAAGCATCCTTGGCAActttcaaaatagaaagaaaaagaaaatccagcaaGGTATTATGGCTTAGGTttgctaatattcttttttttttttttttgatttaagAAATCGTATTTATCTCTTAGactaattataatttataacaaattagtaggttatatttttataaatagaggTGAAACACTTGTAAAAAAATAACTCTCCCACCCCGCAACCCACCAGAGcaatctgaatggacccctcctttTGACTCACGGCATTCTAAAATTTGTTCAAGTCCTGACAGGAAAGAGGGACAAACATGCTGCATTACATGGTCCTCCCTTTTGAACTTTAGTAAAAGTTGACCATCATTAACAGCCAGACATatcttaagtctgataagaaatatttacctCCTATTCCTATTCTCAAGCCTGTTAAATGGAGGCTTCATcatcatgataaaactttggtctctgCAGCCCTTATTATTTATTGTAACCAAGTCATTCCTATCTATTGATTCCATGTTTTCAGATAATAACAACTCTTTCAGCCAACAGccaattaaaacatatttaaatctacctataactTGAAAGCGTAGACCTGCACAATCACTATTTTCAAGTCGACCGTCCTTTCTGGACAAAACCAATGTACATTCCACGCAGTTGGATGATGTCCCGGGTGTCTCTGCCTAAAATGCATAAATGTAGGCTGTGAATACACAACCtagggcacatgttctcaggatctcctgagtaGGGCTGTGTAATGGGTAATttctcactcatatttggctcaaaaGTCTTCAATTAGTTTTATGGTGTAATATTAAAATTTGATATTGTTAGTGTATCTCAGCTAATGTAGGATGTCAATCTATAAACACATGTTCATTACCATTACAAATGCACTGTCAATTAAACTGTGACtgtctcaggaaaagaaaaaagtgttgcTAACCATcatatatttaaacttaaataataaAGTTCTAATATGTCTACTTAAAAGTTTTTCTACATTGTTTCAACTACTTTAGTTCTCTAAGTAAAATGAGTCATTAAAGTGTGAAAAACAGTGTTAATGGAGGTTGTGATGTTTCCCCTGGCCTCAGCCTGTCAAGGTGGCTCCAATCAGTGCCTCTCCTTTCTCTGTACCAAAATCTCCCCAGAGAAACAAGCCCAGAAAATCTGCAAACCACGCTTTGGCCATTGTGACAATGCGTTGTCATTGCCTCACTCAAGGTACACTTTAGTAAACACAGAATTGGAGGACAGGACTGGGAAGTAAGGTACAGAGTAGTGCCCCTACTCAGTTCTGGGTGCTGCAGACAGGGGTGACTTTTCCTCACTTGGCCACTAGATGTCTCAATGCCATGTCCTCTCCTGAGAGGGTCCTGAGGAGACATCTTTAGTCTCATCCCGGACATAGCACCAGGTATCTTGTAGCAATGGCCAGTCCTGGGCAGGTCCAGAAGAGAAAGAGGCTTCTGGCCCCTCATGGTGGATGACCAGGAAAACCTGTAAAGCCACAGCCACCTTACGGATCCCTCAGGATGAAGTAGGCTTAGTCTCTGCACATAACGCGGGCCATATCCCTTAGCCGCCCTGAAAAACATGGCTTCTCCCTGGTGTGTCCTGAGGGAAGGAAGCTCTGTCTGAGGCACTGTGAGGACACCCTGTTCTCAGAGAGTTGGCTTGTGTGCTCAGTGAGTTAGCTCCATGCATGCCCTGGTGGTAGCCCTGGAAAAGCTGTGAAATTCGGGGTGGGTTAATCCAGGTGGTAATCTCAGGAAGTGGAAGTGAAATAGAGTCAACCTTCCCATACCTTGAAtggagataaaaagaaacaaagaagatggTCAATAGACAAAACTCAATTGATTTTATCTATATCagcaataatgaataaaaataaaaataattggaatttgaaatattaaaacacCATATACAATAGTGTCAGCAAAACTGAATCCATTAAGTATAAATGTAACCAAATATGcaaaattaattcagaaaacaATCAGTTACCATTgagagaaatcaaaagaaatattagtAAATGCAgacaggctaggcacagtggaaagtgcatgtaatcccagcattttgtcaTGCTGcaccaggcagatcacttgagcccatgaattggggaccagcctgggtaacatagggtgaaacaccatctctactaaaaatacaaaagaaaaaaaaaaaaaaaggctgaactTTGATGTGTGCATGCCCTGTGGTCCTTGCGGGCACTTGGCACACATTTAGGGTGGCAGAATCTTAGTGGTTTCAGATCAagcactgaactccaacctgggtgacacagggagactctttCTCAATATATAAATACAGGAAGAGACATTTCTTCTTCTGGAGAAGTGTATTTATTACTATTTCAGCCATATCCCAATCAAGTTCCAGGCAAATATATCAACAAACTCTTCCTATACCTAGAATAGATGAAATAAtactgaagaagaacaaagttaaagGACTTACACATATGGATATGAATACTTACACTAAAGCTAGCTTAATAAACAAGAGTGTGGCATTGATGAtttaatagacaaatagataagTGGCACAGAATAGACAGTCCCAAAACAGACCCAGTCAACTGATTTTGtcaaaaatgcaaagaatatgCTTTGGAAATGATAAGTCTATTCCACAAGTGGCAAGAAAACAGCTGGAAACTATATGGAAACaaatgaacatagacacaaatttcatagcaaaaaaaagtcaaaaataccCATACATTTTTCAATGCAAAGTTGTAATTGGAAAATATCTTTGTGGGTTTGGGTTTTGTAATGAGTTATGAGCAAGTCCATGAAAAAAATGGATAATATGGACTTTATTGAAAGCTGAAATGTCTACTCTGTAAAACACCCGGTTACAGTTGGGAATGGcagttcaagcctgtaatctcagcacctttgGAGATCGAAGcaagtgggtcacctgaggtcaggtgttccagatcagcctggtaaacatgatgaaaatctacctctactaaaaatgcaaaaaaattaactgggagttctggcatgtgcttgtaaacccagctgctcaggagcctcaggagaatcctttgaactaGCGAGGCATGGATTGCAGTGATCCTACAaagcgtcactgcactccagcctcagcaacaggaTGAACCTCcacctcaaaaagtaaaaataaaataaaataaatcataataaaataaaatccagttaAGAGAATAAAGAAACCAGCCACAGTTAGAAAAATTTAGTAAACTCATCTAAAAACTGACTTGTATGCAGAAAATTCACAGAAACTCTGAAACTCAAAAAGATAAGCAACCCAGTT is a genomic window of Papio anubis isolate 15944 unplaced genomic scaffold, Panubis1.0 scaffold979, whole genome shotgun sequence containing:
- the LOC116273631 gene encoding LOW QUALITY PROTEIN: PTPN13-like protein, Y-linked (The sequence of the model RefSeq protein was modified relative to this genomic sequence to represent the inferred CDS: inserted 1 base in 1 codon), with the protein product LNFVTFYVCNILYFSETVGSMGSELSLNRSHGARRKTELKDLFLWKYGKVDSISLPLPEITTWINPPRISQLFQGYHQGMHGANSLSTQANSLRXRVSSQCLRQSFLPSGHTREKPCFSGRLRDMARVMCRD